A genomic region of Nymphaea colorata isolate Beijing-Zhang1983 chromosome 2, ASM883128v2, whole genome shotgun sequence contains the following coding sequences:
- the LOC116249056 gene encoding FCS-Like Zinc finger 8-like, with protein MLRKRSRGVGTKATVVCENAYSGTLLSNRLFIGFSTKGIHEGESIMSPTSILDSKPFSGFGNYFWSDKRSKSPDSVSECKHHPWVGLGLVDALDNGNGVENGLCKPENKMVLFGSQLRIQIPPRTESPVPALVPVNFGLPEPFTGRLTPREMELSEDYTCVITHGPNPRTTHIYGDRIVESSSAEFPASRKESPAFNSRRAAFPLDDFLSFCHFCKKKLGEKDDIFMYRGEKAFCSSECRDQEILFDERMEKLTSNSFESPAQAHCREIFEADC; from the exons atgTTGAGGAAGAGGTCCAGGGGAGTTGGTACTAAGGCCACTGTGGTGTGTGAGAATGCGTATTCTGGTACCCTGCTGTCTAATAGATTGTTCATAGGCTTTAGCACCAAGGGGATTCATGAGGGTGAGTCCATAATGAGCCCAACTTCCATTCTTGATAGCAAGCCATTTTCTGGCTTTGGGAACTACTTCTGGTCTGACAAGAGATCTAAGTCACCTGATTCAGTTAGTGAGTGTAAGCACCACCCATGGGTTGGGCTTGGTCTGGTTGATGCATTGGACAATGGGAACGGGGTGGAGAATGGGCTGTGTAAGCCAGAGAACAAGATGGTTCTCTTTGGTTCACAGCTCAGGATTCAGATCCCCCCTCGAACGGAGTCCCCCGTTCCGGCGCTGGTCCCGGTGAATTTCGGGTTGCCGGAGCCGTTTACAGGGCGCCTGACGCCGAGGGAGATGGAGCTCTCGGAAGACTATACCTGTGTCATCACGCACGGGCCGAACCCGAGGACCACTCATATCTATGGCGACCGAATCGTTGAGAGCTCCTCTGCAGAGTTTCCTGCTAGCAGGAAGGAGTCTCCTGCCTTTAACAGCCGGAGGGCAGCTTTCCCTTTGGATGATTTCCTGAGCTTCTgccatttttgcaagaaaaagctCGGCGAGAAGGATGATATCTTCATGTATAG GGGTGAGAAAGCGTTCTGCAGCAGCGAGTGCCGTGACCAAGAGATTCTTTTTGATGAGAGAATGGAAAAACTAACATCCAACTCGTTTGAGTCTCCGGCACAGGCTCATTGTCGGGAAATCTTTGAGGCTGATTGCTGA
- the LOC116248750 gene encoding protein THYLAKOID FORMATION1, chloroplastic produces MAAISSLSLSSVGQQAAGRGGRPGFRFPECVAAACLDVFRPRSIFCAPDLLRVSMPASSSRFRCMATANDLPTVAETKKGFLKSYKKPIPSVYNTVLQELIVQQHLMRYKKTYKYDAVFALGFVTVYDQLMEGYPSNEDRDLIFKAYIEALKEDPEQYRNDAQKLEEWARSQNAASLVEFPSREGEVEAILKDISDRAGGKGSFSYSRFFAVGLFRLLELANVTEPSVLEKLCGALNVSKRSVDRDLDVYRNLLSKLVQAKELLKEYVEREKKKRDERSESQKANEAVKQCTGEFQYAER; encoded by the exons ATGGCGGCTATttcgtccctctctctctcgtctgtGGGTCAGCAGGCGGCGGGGAGGGGAGGGCGGCCGGGATTTCGCTTTCCGGAGTGCGTTGCGGCTGCCTGTCTCGACGTCTTCCGCCCCCGATCTATCTTCTGCGCCCCCGATCTCCTCCGTGTTTCGATGCCGGCGTCGAGTTCGCGGTTCCGTTGTATGGCAACGGCTAATG ATCTCCCTACTGTAGCTGAGACAAAAAAGGGTTTTCTCAAGTCATACAAGAAGCCCATTCCTAGTGTGTACAATACTGTTCTCCAAGAACTAATTGTTCAGCAGCACTTGATGCGTTATAAGAAGACATATAAATATGATGCTGTTTTTGCTCTTGGGTTTGTTACTGTCTATGATCAACTTATGGAGGGATACCCCAGTAATGAAGATCGAGACTTGATATTTAAAGCATATATTGAAGCACTAAAGGAGGATCCTGAACAATACAG AAATGACGCTCAAAAATTGGAAGAGTGGGCTCGGTCACAGAATGCAGCATCCTTAGTTGAATTTCCATCAAGGGAAGGAGAAGTTGAAGCCATCTTGAAAGATATTTCCGATCGCGCTGGTGGAAAGGGAAGCTTCAGCTATAGCCGTTTCTTTGCAGTTGGCTTATTCCGTCTTCTTGAGCTGGCAAATGTGACAGAACCGAGTGTCTTGGAAAAG CTTTGTGGAGCCTTAAATGTGAGCAAGCGAAGTGTTGATAGGGACCTTGATGTATATCGGAACCTGCTTTCCAAGCTGGTCCAAGCAAAGGAGCTTCTAAAGGAATATGTGGAAAG agaaaagaagaagagagatgaaAGATCTGAATCTCAGAAGGCAAACGAAGCCGTCAAACAGTGTACAGGTGAATTCCAATATGCGGAGCGCTAG
- the LOC116249314 gene encoding uncharacterized protein LOC116249314 — protein sequence MEEEKKEGRGGGENEADGVVPALISVHPQEYSVAVAIGSELRVYSLRDNCMVVLQGVAGGLSHSDSIRAICFGANGTLFASGGDDKLVKVWSTDSWHCIQTTCAEKRVSSVALSSNGSFLTFADKFGVIWVVEVDVAEKTSSPITKVATPIFGHYCSIITSLEFSPDGQFIASADRDFKIRVSVFPGRPLKGVHEIQNFCLGHTDYISSLAFICASDGSCGFLLSGSGDSTVRLWDYENGLLLHTCEVGVKAGLVENEQSDLPAVIDLCASPNGSVIVAAIQRFCGILLLSCSFHDCSLVVSKVVEMQKSFIPTSLRISSVGHLWIIAGASEMCPSNAVSEPEDAKQMSNTGVCAFACIKVISLSDQQQATILGEAEVPGGTELLKGLQGKILDDADVATFALVAEAANRALHNLLIKRQYPAEKRELRKRNRNDKKQQH from the exons atggaggaagaaaagaaggaaggaagaggaggaggagagaacGAGGCCGACGGAGTGGTGCCCGCTTTGATATCGGTCCACCCACAGGAGTACTCCGTCGCCGTTGCCATCGGTTCCGAGCTGCGGGTCTACAGTCTGAG GGACAATTGCATGGTTGTCTTACAGGGCGTGGCTGGAGGTCTTTCTCATTCAGATTCTATACGTGCCATATGTTTTGGTGCAAATGGGACACTTTTTGCATCAGGAGGAGATGATAAGCTGGTTAAAGTCTGGTCCACAGATTCTTGGCATTGTATACAGACAAC ATGTGCAGAAAAGAGAGTGAGCTCAGTTGCCTTAAGCAGCAATGGATCTTTTCTTACGTTTGCTGATAAGTTTGGGGTTATTTGGGTAGTGGAAGTAGATGTTGCTGAGAAAACTTCTTCTCCAATCACAAAAGTAGCCACTCCAATTTTTGGTCATTATTGTAGTATCATCACAAGTTTG gaattCTCACCAGATGGGCAGTTCATTGCTAGTGCAGATCGTGATTTTAAAATTCGT GTTTCAGTTTTTCCTGGAAGACCTTTGAAAGGGGTACATGAGATACAAAACTTTTGCCTTGGTCATACAGA TTATATCTCATCTTTAGCTTTTATCTGTGCTTCTGATGGTTCTTGTGGATTTCTTCTATCTGGAAGTGGTGATTCAACT GTACGTTTATGGGACTATGAAAATGGTTTACTTCTTCATACATGTGAAGTTGGAGTAAAg GCAGGACTTGTTGAGAATGAACAATCAGACCTTCCTGCAGTCATTGATTTGTGTGCTTCCCCAAATGGCTCAGTCATCGTGGCTGCAATTCAgag GTTTTGCGGGATACTGCTTTTGAGCTGCAGCTTCCATGATTGCAGTCTTGTAGTTTCAAAA GTGGTAGAGATGCAGAAAAGTTTCATTCCAACAAGTTTGAGAATCAGTTCAGTGGGCCATCTATGGATCATTGCTGGTGCATCGGAGATGTGTCCTTCCAATGCTGTATCTGAACCTGAAGATGCAAAACAGATGTCTAATACTGGTGTGTGTGCCTTTGCCTGCATCAAGGTCATCAGTTTATCTGATCAACAGCAAGCAACCATCTTAGGAGAAGCTGAAGTACCTGGTGGCACTGAATTACTCAAAGGACTTCAGGGGAAGATATTAGATGATGCAGATGTGGCAACATTTGCACTGGTTGCTGAAGCTGCGAACAGGGCACTGCACAATCTGTTGATCAAGCGGCAGTATCCTGCAGAGAAGCGGGAGCTGCGAAAGAGGAATAGGAATGACAAGAAGCAACAGCACTAA
- the LOC116247876 gene encoding uncharacterized protein LOC116247876: MEVVSNKQSFADEESLIDISNGQLEDPSMIDHPTGVDHAALSQALLVGQEFADVDSCRRTLKETAIAFHFDLRMVKSDRCRVIAKCAKEGCPWRVHAAKCPGGPTFTIRTLRGVHTCEGVRNSRHQQASVGWVAKSVEARLRDNPRYKPKDILRDIRQQHGVAVSYMQAWRGKERSMAAVHGSYEEGFRLLPAYCEQIRKTNPGSIALVVATGSDNHFHRLFISFRASIYGFINGCRPLLELDRAYIKSKYLGTLLCAAAVDGDGSVFPLAFGIVDVESDENWMWFLSELRKLLGVNTENMPRLTVLSDRQQGIVDGVETHFPTAYHGFCLRYLSENFRDEFKNTKLLNLFWNAAYSITPVEFEARLVEMEEISRDSVQWINRYPPRLWAVAYFEGVRYGHLTLGITQLLSSWVSEAQYLPIIQIMEYFRTQLTDCFNERRNRGMAWSTILVPSAEKHMSEAIADSRCYQVLRANEVEFEIVSTERTNIVDIRSRCCSCRRWQLFGLPCAHATAALLSCGQNAHLFAESCFTVANYRETYSQIIQPIPERSLWQERAEGSKDGGASADIVIRPPKTRRPPGRPKKKLVRAESINRVKRIVNCGRCNQSGHSRKKCQAQILEQIALR, encoded by the coding sequence ATGGAAGTTGTATCCAACAAGCAATCGTTTGCTGATGAGGAATCCTTGATTGACATATCCAATGGGCAACTTGAAGATCCGTCCATGATAGATCATCCCACTGGAGTTGATCATGCTGCTCTTTCCCAAGCTCTTTTGGTAGGACAAGAATTTGCAGATGTTGATTCTTGTAGGAGGACACTGAAAGAGACTGCAATTGCTTTTCATTTTGATCTTCGTATGGTTAAATCAGATAGATGTCGTGTGATAGCCAAGTGTGCTAAGGAGGGATGTCCTTGGCGTGTACATGCAGCCAAGTGTCCGGGTGGTCCAACCTTTACAATAAGGACACTTCGTGGAGTGCATACCTGTGAAGGGGTACGTAATTCACGGCACCAACAGGCATCCGTAGGTTGGGTTGCAAAATCCGTCGAAGCACGTCTACGGGATAATCCACGCTACAAGCCGAAAGACATTCTAAGAGACATCCGCCAACAGCATGGTGTTGCTGTGTCATATATGCAAGCATGGCGCGGCAAGGAGCGTAGCATGGCTGCAGTTCATGGATCTTATGAGGAAGGGTTTCGCCTTCTTCCTGCATACTGTGAGCAGATTAGGAAAACAAACCCTGGAAGTATAGCTTTGGTTGTTGCCACTGGGTCAGATAATCACTTCCATCGTCTTTTTATATCTTTCCGAGCATCAATATATGGATTTATAAATGGTTGTCGGCCACTCTTGGAACTGGATAGGGCATATATCAAAAGCAAGTACTTGGGAACTCTGCTTTGTGCTGCTGCCGTTGATGGTGATGGCTCAGTCTTCCCTCTGGCATTTGGCATAGTGGATGTTGAATCAGACGAGAATTGGATGTGGTTCCTATCAGAGTTGCGGAAACTTCTTGGTGTCAACACTGAGAACATGCCCAGATTGACGGTGTTGTCTGACAGACAACAGGGAATTGTAGATGGAGTTGAGACACACTTCCCAACTGCATATCATGGGTTTTGTTTGCGTTATCTTAGTGAGAATTTCCGCGATGAATTTAAGAACACCAAGCTGCTCAACCTATTCTGGAATGCTGCCTATTCAATCACACCAGTGGAATTTGAAGCAAGACTTGTGGAGATGGAAGAGATATCAAGAGACTCTGTTCAATGGATTAATCGGTATCCCCCTAGACTATGGGCTGTGGCATATTTTGAAGGAGTGCGGTACGGACATCTTACTTTAGGTATAACTCAGTTGTTGAGTTCATGGGTTAGTGAAGCTCAGTACCTTCCAATAATTCAGATAATGGAATATTTCCGAACTCAACTAACTGACTGCTTTAATGAACGGAGAAATAGAGGCATGGCCTGGTCAACAATTCTTGTACCATCTGCAGAGAAGCATATGTCAGAAGCCATTGCTGATTCCCGTTGTTACCAAGTCCTTCGTGCAAATGAGGTGGAATTCGAAATTGTATCCACAGAGAGAACGAATATTGTTGACATAAGGAGCCGTTGTTGCTCCTGCCGCCGCTGGCAGCTCTTTGGTCTTCCGTGTGCACATGCTACTGCTGCTCTTCTGTCTTGTGGTCAAAATGCTCACTTGTTTGCAGAATCTTGCTTCACAGTTGCCAATTATCGGGAGACGTATTCACAAATCATACAGCCAATACCTGAGAGAAGCCTGTGGCAGGAAAGAGCAGAAGGGAGCAAAGATGGGGGAGCCAGTGCTGATATTGTCATACGGCCACCAAAGACCCGGCGTCCACCAGGCCGCCCAAAAAAGAAGCTTGTGCGGGCAGAGAGCATTAACCGAGTAAAGAGGATTGTAAATTGCGGGAGATGCAATCAGTCAGGGCATTCCCGCAAAAAATGCCAAGCACAAATTCTGGAGCAGATTGCTCTGCGCTGA